One region of Skermanella mucosa genomic DNA includes:
- a CDS encoding methyl-accepting chemotaxis protein — protein MSYGNELSASDNAGTLSRQELSASLQEISRELEGLRSEIEKVGTVAQQIDAIAKQTNLLALNATIEAARAGEAGKGFAVVAGEVKNLSGQTAAATAEISSVLQSLTKRTQHLGQLVEKAISSV, from the coding sequence ATGTCCTATGGCAACGAACTCAGCGCCTCTGATAACGCCGGCACCTTGAGCCGCCAGGAACTGTCAGCTTCCCTGCAGGAAATCAGCCGGGAACTGGAGGGTCTGCGCAGCGAGATCGAAAAGGTCGGAACCGTCGCCCAGCAGATCGATGCGATCGCCAAGCAGACCAACCTGCTGGCGCTCAACGCGACGATCGAGGCGGCCCGCGCCGGAGAGGCCGGGAAGGGATTCGCGGTCGTGGCGGGCGAGGTGAAAAACCTGTCCGGCCAGACCGCCGCGGCGACCGCGGAAATTTCCTCGGTGCTGCAAAGCCTGACCAAGCGGACCCAGCACCTGGGCCAGCTCGTCGAGAAGGCGATCAGCTC